Part of the Clostridium sporogenes genome, AAGAATGCAAATAACTTGGCTTCGGTTAATAGAAAATGTAGTTTAATATGGAGTATTTCAGGAGTATGTACACTACTGCTTACTATAATATCGCTAATATTAAATAAATCTGATATTTATAATACAAGCGTTATTTTACTAGAACCTGAATTATTAATATTAGTTATTGTATTTATTACTGTAGAATATATTTTAAAAAGAAATTTTTATAAAAAAATTCAACAATCTTAAATTATTGCCACACAAAGGGATACTAATGTCAGTATCCTTTTTTTATTTACTTGATAACTTACCTAATAAAATAGCATTATCATTTTTCAGTTTAAATAAGTATAAATACTGCATATTAAAAATTGCCACAATTATGTTGAAATATATTAATCTTGATGGTGAAACCCTTAGTTTATATAATTAAGACATAGAAGAGAAAAGGATTACAGTATATAAAACTAAGGAGTGATTTTTATGAAGTACAATGATTTAAAAATTAAGATATTTGCAGACGGAGCAGATTTAAATGGTATGTTAGATGCTTATAATAAAGGAATAGTTAAAGGATTTACAACAAATCCATCTCTTATGAAAAAAGCAGGAATTACTGATTACAAGGAATTTGCAAAGGAAGTATTGGCAAAAATAAAAGATATGCCTGTATCCTTTGAAGTTTTTTCAGATGATTTAGAAACTATGGAAAAGGAAGCAGAGGTTCTTGGAAATTTAGGTGAGAATGTTTATATAAAAATACCTGTTACAAACACAAAGGGTGAATCAACAGCACCACTTATAAAGAAACTTTCAGAAAAAGGATATCACCTTAATGTAACTGCTATATTTACAATAGATCAAGTAAAAGAAGTAGTAGGAGCATTAAAATCTGGAGTAGATAGTATAGTGTCAGTATTTGCTGGAAGAATAGCAGATACAGGAGAAGATCCAGTTTCAATCATGAAAGAAGCAAGCAAAATTTGCAAAACTAAAGAAGGAGTAGAACTTTTATGGGCAAGTTGCAGAGAATTTTATAGCATAGTAGAAGCAGATAAATGTGGTTGTGAAATAATTACTGTAACAAATGACATACTTAAAAAAATGCCTAACATGGGAAAGGATTTAAAAGAATATTCTATTGAAACTGTAAGAGGATTTTACAAAGACGCATCTAGCCTTGGATTTTCAATTTTATAATTGCAAGAAAGGCGGTAAAACTAATGCTTAAAAATTATATAAACAATCAGGTTGTAGAAGTAAACGTGGAAGTGAAAAACTGGGAAGAAGCAGTAAGATTAGGTGGAAAGCTATTAGAGGAAGATGGAGCTGTAGAACATAGCTACATTGATGCTATGGTAGATACGGTAAAAAACATGGGACCATACATTGTAATAGCACCTGGAATAGCAATGCCTCATGCAAGACCTGAAGCTGGAGCTAAAAATATAAGAATTGGACTTTTGAAGCTTAAAAATCCAGTTAATTTTGGCAACAAAGAACATGATCCTGTAGATATTGTTATATTCTTATGTGCTGTAGATAATAAGGCACACATTGAGGTCTTAGGTGAACTTGTTCAGCTTATAGAAGATGATGACTTTTTAAAGATTGTACGAAATGCATCAACAAAGAAAGAAATACTAGATTATATAAAATAAAATATATAAACAAACTGGAGGGATTAATATGAATATTTTAACTGTATGTGGAAATGGAATTGGAAGCAGTCTTATGCTTGCTATGAAGATAGAGGAAATATGTAAAGAAAACGAAATAGCTGCAAATGTAGAATCTACTGATTTTAACTCTGCTCAAGGTAAAAAGGCGGATTTAATAGTAACAGTAAAAGAATTAGCAGAACAATTTGAAGGAAGAGATGTGGCTGTGGTAAGAAGTTATATAAATAAGAAAAAAATCACAGAGGATGTACTTGAAATTATAAAACAAAAGGATGAAGAATTAAAAAAATAGGAGTTGATTAAAATGTTAGGATTACTTCAATTTTTAAGAGACGTTTTAAAACAACCGGCATTATTAATGGGTATTATGGCATTAGTAGGACTTGTAGCCTTAAAGAAACCTGGACATAAGGTTCTTACAGGAACTTTAAAACCAATATTAGGTTACTTGATGCTTGGTGCCGGTGCAGATTTTATAGTAGCAAACTTAGAGCCCTTAGGAGGAATGATCCAAACTGGTTTTAACATAACTGGAGTAGTACCAAATAATGAAGCAATCGTTGCTGTTGCCCAAAAGGTACTAGGGGTAGAAACCATGTCAATTTTAGTAGTTGGACTTTTGATAAATCTTGTTATAGCAAGATTTACTAAATACAAATATGTATTTTTAACTGGTCATCATAGTTTCTTTATGGCATGTCTTTTATCAGCAGTTTTAGGAACTTCCGGTATGAAGGGAACTGAACTTATATTATTTGGTGGATTTTTACTTGGAGCATGGAGTGCAATATCACCTGCAATTGGTCAAAAATACACATTAAAGGTTACTGATGGTGATGAAATTGCTATGGGTCACTTTGGAAGCTTAGCATACTATGTTTCAGCTTGGGTTGGTTCAAAAGTAGGCAAGCCTGAAGAAAGCACTGAAAATATTGAAATTCCTGAAAAGTGGGGATTCTTAAGGGATACAACTATTTCTACAGCAATTACAATGATGGTATTTTATATAGTAGCAGCAGTAGCCGCTGGTCCTGAATATGTATCTAAATTATCAGATGGAATGTCACCTATATTGTTTGCTATAATGTCATCATTAAAATTTGCAGTTGGTGTTACTATTGTTTACAATGGTGTAAGAATGATTCTTGGAGATCTTATACCAGCATTCCAAGGTATTGCAACAAAAATTATACCAGACGCTATACCAGCAGTTGATTGTGCCGTATTTTTCCCTTATGCACCTACAGCAGTTATAATCGGTTTTGTAAGCTCATTCATAGGTGGAATTATAGGTATGGTTTTACTAGGAGTCGCTGGAGGAGTACTTATAATACCAGGACTTGTACCTCACTTCTTCTGTGGTTCTACAGCAGGTATATTTGGAAATGCAACAGGAGGAAAAAGGGGGGCTGTAATTGGAAGTTTTGTAAACGGACTTTTGATAACCTTTGCCCCAGCATTACTTCTTCCAGTACTTAGTACCCTTGGATTCAAAAACACAACCTTTGGTGATTTTGATTTCGGTGTTCTTGGTATAATTATTGGAAAAACATCAAATCTAGCAGGAAAAACAGGAATAATAATTATTGCTATGTTGATGTTAGTAGCCCTTATAGTTCCAAACTTTATTAAGACTAAATCAAAAGCATTAAATAATATAGAAGAATAAATTAATAAAAAGGAGTTGTAAATATATAAAATGATTTCTATAAAGTCTTCATTTAAATATATTTGCACTTCTTTTTTATATAACAGATTATAATAAAACATATAGTTATTATATAAAGAGTATTTTATTGTGGATTATTAGGCATTTTAAGTAATAGAGTAAATAAATTTTATTTAGCAATCATATTTTTATATTTAAACACTAAAGGGGATGATGCATCGTGTTAAATAAAAGATGCTCAAATATCTTGCAGATGATAGTAAATAACGAAAAGCCTATAACTATAAAGGAAATTTCTAAAAAAGTTAATAAAAGTCCTAGAACTGTAAGATATGATTTAGATAAAATAGATGATTATTTAACTGAGATTGAATTTCCTAAGCTTGAAAGAAAATCTAACTTAGGCATCAGTATAGATCTAAAGGATGAAGAAATAAAAAAACTTTTTAAGATTATAGGCAAAATTAATAATTATGACTATGTTCTTTCTCAAAAAGAGAGAGTATTTTATATAATTTATGAGCTTTTAAACAAAAGTGAATTTGTAACTATAAATATGCTTTCAGACAGGATGATGGTAAGTCGCAGTACTATTATAAATGATTTAATAGAGGTTAAAAAATGGCTATCAGAAAATAAAATAACTCTTGAGAGCTCAAAAGGACAGGGGATAAAAATATTGGGAAGGGAAAGGGATCTTAGACGGGCTGCAGTAAAGCTCTTCTTCCAGAGCATGGATTCTATAAACTTTTTCAATGTAACCACCCTTAAGCTTTTTAATGATATAGATATAGACTTTATAAGAAATACTATTAAAATTGCAGAGGATCAGATGGAAACTTCATTTTCAGATGATGCTTTTAATAATCTTGTTATTCATATAGCTATAGCTATTAAAAGAATAGAATTATCAAAGGATATAATAATGGATATTGAAGAGCTTAAGAATCTAAGGAAAACTGCGGAATATGCTATTGCATCAGGTATAGCTAAAATGCTTGAGGATAGATTTAAAATATCTATACCAGAGGACGAAATAGGCTATATAACAATTCATATTTTAGGTAGCAATACTTCCACTCTTGAAAATATTGTAAAGGATGATTGGATTTATCTACATCTTATAGTATTTAAACTAATAGAAAATGTAGAAAACATAACAGGAATTAATTTTAGTAAGGATAATAAGCTTTTTGATAG contains:
- a CDS encoding transaldolase; translated protein: MKYNDLKIKIFADGADLNGMLDAYNKGIVKGFTTNPSLMKKAGITDYKEFAKEVLAKIKDMPVSFEVFSDDLETMEKEAEVLGNLGENVYIKIPVTNTKGESTAPLIKKLSEKGYHLNVTAIFTIDQVKEVVGALKSGVDSIVSVFAGRIADTGEDPVSIMKEASKICKTKEGVELLWASCREFYSIVEADKCGCEIITVTNDILKKMPNMGKDLKEYSIETVRGFYKDASSLGFSIL
- a CDS encoding PTS sugar transporter subunit IIA: MLKNYINNQVVEVNVEVKNWEEAVRLGGKLLEEDGAVEHSYIDAMVDTVKNMGPYIVIAPGIAMPHARPEAGAKNIRIGLLKLKNPVNFGNKEHDPVDIVIFLCAVDNKAHIEVLGELVQLIEDDDFLKIVRNASTKKEILDYIK
- a CDS encoding PTS sugar transporter subunit IIB is translated as MNILTVCGNGIGSSLMLAMKIEEICKENEIAANVESTDFNSAQGKKADLIVTVKELAEQFEGRDVAVVRSYINKKKITEDVLEIIKQKDEELKK
- a CDS encoding PTS ascorbate transporter subunit IIC, translating into MLGLLQFLRDVLKQPALLMGIMALVGLVALKKPGHKVLTGTLKPILGYLMLGAGADFIVANLEPLGGMIQTGFNITGVVPNNEAIVAVAQKVLGVETMSILVVGLLINLVIARFTKYKYVFLTGHHSFFMACLLSAVLGTSGMKGTELILFGGFLLGAWSAISPAIGQKYTLKVTDGDEIAMGHFGSLAYYVSAWVGSKVGKPEESTENIEIPEKWGFLRDTTISTAITMMVFYIVAAVAAGPEYVSKLSDGMSPILFAIMSSLKFAVGVTIVYNGVRMILGDLIPAFQGIATKIIPDAIPAVDCAVFFPYAPTAVIIGFVSSFIGGIIGMVLLGVAGGVLIIPGLVPHFFCGSTAGIFGNATGGKRGAVIGSFVNGLLITFAPALLLPVLSTLGFKNTTFGDFDFGVLGIIIGKTSNLAGKTGIIIIAMLMLVALIVPNFIKTKSKALNNIEE